From a region of the Mauremys mutica isolate MM-2020 ecotype Southern chromosome 12, ASM2049712v1, whole genome shotgun sequence genome:
- the LOC123344842 gene encoding zinc finger protein RFP-like — protein sequence MKLQGWLEANLQPYAMAAANPAKTLQDELTCSICLEYFKDPVSLDCDHNFCRACITQFWEGLATNVSCPQCRVTFSQRNLRLNRQLRNIVEAARELRLPSGREPEPERLCEKHKEPLKLFCKKDEIPICLVCDRSKEHRDHTVIPAEEAAKEFKEKIQAHLKMLREEREKLLGLKMREEKRSLEYLKQTQTERQKIMSEFQQLRQFLDEQERLLLAQLEKLDKEIVKIQNESVSEVSEETSHLSNVISEMEGKCQKPVTELLQDVRSTWSRCEKGKFQQSDEISPKLDLRLSDFSQKTVALMETLRKFKDTLPSALETKRGESLGTFRQAHVTLDPDTAHPQLVLSEDRKSVRRRDTQQNLPNNPERFDCWACVLGCEGFTSGRHCWEVEVMDGGGWAVGVARESVGRKGRISHSPEVGIWAVELWEGQLRALTSPVTPLPLSRAPSSIRVCLDCDQGQVTFIDAGDEVPIFTFPLGSIPGKRIHPWLWVWLGSQLTLCP from the exons ATGAAACTGCAAGGCTGGTTAGAAGCAAATTTACAACCAT ATGCCATGGCTGCTGCAAATCCAGCAAAAACTCTCCAGGATGAACTGACCTGTtccatctgtctggagtattttaaaGATCCGGTGTCTCTAGACTGTGATCACAATTTCTGCAGAGCCTGCAtcacccagttctgggagggattGGCTACCAatgtctcctgccctcagtgcagagtgACTTTTTCCCAGAGGAACCTCCGGCTGAACAGGCAGCTCAGGAATATTGTGGAAGCAGCCAGAGAACTCAGGTTGCCATCAGGGAGGGAACCAGAACCAGAGAGACTGTGTGAGAAACACAAGGAGCCTCTAAAACTGTTCTGCAAAAAGGACGAAATCCCCATCTGCCTGGTGTGTGACAGATCCAAGGAGCACAGAGATCACACTGTCATTCCTGCAGAGGAAGCTGCCAAAGAATTCAAG gaaaagaTTCAAGCCCATTTGAAGatgctgagggaagagagagaaaagctgctgggattgaaaatgagagaagagaagagaagcctGGAATATCTG aaacaaacacaaaccgagaggcagaagatcatgtctgaatttcagcaactgcggcagttcctggatgaacaagagcgactcctgctggcccagctggagaagctggacaagGAGATTGTGAAGATACAGAATGAAAGTGTCAGTGAAGTATCTGAGGAAACTTCCCATCTCAGTAACGTGATCAgtgagatggaggggaagtgtcagaagccagtgACTGAATTGTTGCAG gatgtcagaagcACTTGGAGCAG gtgtgagaaggggaagttccagcagtcAGATGAGATTTCTCCTAAGTTAGACTTAAGACTCAGTGATTTCTCCCAGAAAACTGTTGCTCTAATGGAGACTCtcaggaagttcaaag acACTCTGCCATCTGCACTAGAGACAAAAAGAGGAGAATCCCTAGGAACATTCAGACAGG CgcatgtgactctggatccagacacggctcatccccaacttgtcctgtctgaggatcggaaaagtgtgagacggagggacacacagcagaatctacccaacaaccctgagagatttgactgttgggcctgtgtgctgggctgtgagggattcacctcggggagacattgctgggaggtggaggtgatggatgggggaggctgggctgtgggggtggccagagagtctgtggggaggaagggacggatcagccatagccctgaggtggggatctgggctgtggagctaTGGGAGGGTCAGCtccgggctctcacctcccctgtgacccccctgcccctgagccgggcccccagcagcatccgggtttgtctggactgtgaccaggggcaagtgacatttattgatgctggtgacgaggtcccgatcttcactttcccgctgGGCTCCATCCCTGGGAAGAGAATCCACCCCTGGCTCTGGGtgtggctgggatcccagctcacactgtgtccctga
- the LOC123344853 gene encoding zinc finger protein RFP-like: MATESPLESLQEEATCPICLEYFKDPVIIECGHNFCRACIAQCWEGSDTAASCPQCRETVQQGNLRPNRQLANMVEIAKRLNLQAAKGAGGQRVCGEHQETLKLFCEEDQTSICLVCHLSRAHRDHTVVPLEEAAQEYKERIQAHLKTLREEREKLLGLKVTGEAKSQEYLKQTQTERQKIVSEFQRLRQFLEEQERLLLAQLEKLDEEIVTIQNENVSKLSEQISHLSELISEMEGKCQKPASEFLQDIKSTLSRCEKGKFQQPEEISPELEERVSGFSQKTTVLLETLGKFKDTLPSASETKRGGSLGTFRQVNVTLDPDTAHPQLVLSEDRKSVRWGDTRQQLPNKPERFDYLPCVLGCEGFTSGRHCWEVEVEVGGGGFWAMGVARGSVGRKGQISLRPEGGIWAVTYWEGHFWALTSPRIPLPLSRAPSRIRVCLDCDRGQVTFIDAGDEAPIFTFPPGSVPGERIRPWLWVRESWLRLCP, encoded by the exons atggccacTGAGAGCCCcttggaaagtctccaggaggaagctacatgccccatctgtctggagtattttaagGACCCTGTGATTAtagagtgtgggcacaatttctgccgagcctgcattgcccagtgctgggagggatctgatacagccgcctcctgccctcagtgcagagaaactgtgcaacaaggaaacctcaggcccaacagaCAGCTGGCAAACATGGTAGAAATAGCCAAACGGCTGAatttacaggcagcaaagggagcaggaggacagagggtgtgtggggaacaccaggagactctgaaactgttctgtgaagaggatcaaacttcGATCTGTCTGGTTTGCCATCTGTCCCGGGCTCACAGAGATCACACGGTGGTCCCCTtagaggaggctgcccaggagtacaag gaaagaatccaggcccatttgaaaactctgagagaagagagagaaaagctgctgggattgaaagtgaCTGGAGAGGCAAAAAGCCAGGAGTATCTG aaacaaacacaaaccgagaggcagaagattgtgtctgaatttcagcgactgcggcagttcctggaggaacaagagcgactcctgctggcccagctggagaagctggatgaggagattgtgacgatccagaatgaaaatgtcagtaaactctctgagcagatttcccatctcagtgagctgatcagtgagatggaggggaagtgtcagaagccagcaagtgaatttctgcag gATATTAAAAGCACCTTGAGCAG gtgtgagaaggggaagttccagcagccagaggagatttctcctgaactggaagagcgagtcagtggtttctcccagaaaacgACTGTGCTATTGGAGACTCTGGGcaagttcaaag acactctgccgtctgcaTCAGAGACAAAAAGAGGAGGATCCCTAGGAACATTCAGACAGG tgaatgtgactctggatccagacacggctcatccccaactcgtcctgtctgaggatcggaaaagtgtgagatggggagacacacGGCAGCAACTGCCCAACAAACCTGAGAGATTTGACTATttgccctgtgtgctgggctgtgagggattcacctcggggagacattgctgggaggtggaggtggaggtggggggtgggggattctGGGCCATGGGGGTGGCCAGAGGGtctgtgggcaggaagggacagaTCAGCCTtcgccctgagggggggatctgggctgtgacATACTGGGAAGGTCATTtctgggctctcacctcccctcgCATCCCCCTGCCCCTaagccgggcccccagcaggatccgggtttgtctggactgtgaccgggggcaggtgacatttatcgatgcggGTGatgaggccccgatcttcactttcccgccgggctccgtccctggggagagaatccgaccctggctctgggtgcgGGAATCCTggctcagactgtgtccctga